TCCTCAAAGAGAAAAATAAGGATGAGAGCATACTGCTCTATCTTGTTAGAAAAGGAGTGTTATCCGAGGGTGAAGCTCTTGAGTTTTCGCAGGAACTCCTAATGTCTCAAGAATTTACAAAAACTGAGGGCATGTTTCTTGATGACGGAGTGCTTTTGGAAGATAGATACATAATCTACAAAGTTAAAGACAGTACATACGCTGTACCTTACTCTCACATAAGAACTATGGAGCTAAGAGGCAAAAACGTAGTCCTTTATACGGGAGGTATAGAAAGGATCACTATAACCTTGAAAGATGAAGAGAGCGCAAGAACACTTTTTGAAGAAATTCTCTTGGGCATTGAAAGGCTCTACGTGAGGTAACCACCTGCTATAGCAGGTACTATAGAGAGTACGTCACCATCCTTGATCTCACTATCTATGCCTTTTAAGAATCTCACATCTTCATCGTTAAGATACAAGTTAACGAATCTTCTGAGTTCACCTTTTTCATCAATTAACCTCTCTCTAAAACCGGGAAACATCTCTTCAAGTTTTTCTATGGCTTCCCTGACAGTTTTCGCATCCACTTGCACCTCTCCCTGTCCATTGGCTATCCTCCTGAGGGGCGTGGGTATTCTCACCACAACTGCCATACCTTACCTCCGTTCAAGATATATATATATATTATAACAGATGGAGTATATCACATCTTACAACCTTGAAGAACTAAGGGAGCGCTTGGCGAAACTCGGTATGGAAAAATACAGGGCTGTACAGATACTCGGATGGATCTACAAAAAGTTTCAGACAGACTTTGATCACATGACGGACATATCAAAGGAGAACAGGAAACTGTTGAAAGAAAATTTCTTCGTTCACCCTTTGGAGCTCAAAGAAGAAGTACAGGCTGAAGATTCTACTAAATATCTCTTTAGAACTTCAGATGGGTATACT
This region of Hydrogenobacter sp. genomic DNA includes:
- a CDS encoding ubiquitin-like small modifier protein 1, with protein sequence MAVVVRIPTPLRRIANGQGEVQVDAKTVREAIEKLEEMFPGFRERLIDEKGELRRFVNLYLNDEDVRFLKGIDSEIKDGDVLSIVPAIAGGYLT